A window of the Bacteroides thetaiotaomicron VPI-5482 genome harbors these coding sequences:
- a CDS encoding DUF3244 domain-containing protein, producing MKKFELVLLVMLLIHSFSVMIEAKQHVKTKSDWVIQRTPVDPEWLKVYVDDESKRLCLNFKDSFAPITVEVKDIEKQIVFQSIIFPVAAGEYTLYLGDLSLGQYELYMYNASVKVVGNFTL from the coding sequence ATGAAAAAGTTTGAGCTTGTATTATTAGTGATGTTATTAATACATAGTTTTTCAGTTATGATTGAAGCTAAACAGCATGTTAAAACTAAAAGTGATTGGGTTATACAAAGAACTCCTGTTGACCCCGAATGGCTTAAAGTGTATGTGGATGATGAAAGCAAAAGACTTTGTCTTAATTTTAAAGACAGTTTTGCTCCTATAACTGTTGAAGTAAAAGATATCGAAAAACAAATCGTATTTCAATCTATAATATTCCCTGTTGCGGCAGGAGAGTATACTCTTTATTTAGGTGATCTATCATTAGGTCAATATGAGTTGTATATGTACAATGCGAGTGTTAAGGTTGTAGGAAACTTTACTCTTTAA
- a CDS encoding tail fiber domain-containing protein — MKSLFFKSILLVVFLAVAVLANAQIKYYSNGKLTIGNTEPYSFYHTTFSGNGIYMKCNASNFFQIDCSPAATRLASHYDQVVFYNTASGVYNSIQVKNVYNYSDARAKININPLGYGLNVLSKLNAVSYDFKDKNEPAAAAFRVGGDGKEIGLLAQEVEKVLPNIVLTDPDGNKLINYTAIIPIMIQSIKELKAEVEALKANK, encoded by the coding sequence ATGAAATCATTATTTTTTAAAAGTATACTCTTAGTGGTATTCTTGGCTGTTGCAGTTCTTGCAAATGCACAAATTAAGTATTATTCGAATGGTAAATTAACTATTGGCAATACCGAACCTTATTCATTTTATCATACGACGTTTAGTGGAAACGGAATATATATGAAATGTAATGCTAGTAACTTCTTTCAAATTGATTGTAGCCCGGCTGCAACTCGATTGGCTAGTCATTATGATCAAGTTGTTTTCTATAATACAGCATCCGGAGTATATAATAGTATTCAGGTGAAAAATGTATATAACTATTCTGATGCTAGAGCAAAAATTAATATTAATCCATTAGGTTATGGTTTAAATGTTCTGTCTAAACTGAATGCTGTAAGTTATGATTTCAAAGATAAGAATGAACCGGCAGCTGCTGCTTTTCGAGTAGGTGGAGATGGTAAAGAAATTGGGTTGTTGGCTCAGGAAGTTGAGAAAGTTCTTCCGAATATAGTATTGACTGACCCGGATGGGAATAAACTAATTAATTATACAGCAATTATTCCTATAATGATTCAATCAATCAAGGAATTAAAAGCAGAAGTTGAGGCTTTGAAAGCAAATAAATAG
- a CDS encoding tetratricopeptide repeat protein → MKHLSYVLTLVLIFFVACRRQQSVSTPLNAAERILKDNPDSAFRIIQSIPYPDKLDKEDLVRWCLIAGKAADKLNTSLPPSYYFDHAYSWLIKYGITKDQVDIGLFWGRSLVADGEYDKAMSIYAEVLAIAKEKELYNEAGYICTYIADLYDFRDMQKEARHQYEEAQGLFKKAGNIKSHVFALQNIAREWAFFDSLECALKYMGIADSIAQQLNDNEVSSSLDNAFGNIYLAMNQYSKAEYHFLKSTSLDKENELYNTNCLIKLYLQVGDILKARELLYTLPLDSSEYEYGIERAFYRVTKAEGSYKEALKHLETCESISDSITILQNNTKILEVEKKFNNLRLKEKNHQLELTQQKYMIIICICLIFGIAITLLYLLYRQKTKNEMNKQALELNNIKLELANAFIELDKKKNQLVVSQKENESSQSRLENEIKNLTSNYKKLQRRRIVTSIIFRKLVNIAERSTNCNEPLLTEQLWFSIVSEITETYPNLKMYLLERYPNLSSQEWEYCCLCMFNFDSKTEARLLGINPSSVSTKRLRFRQKLGISAL, encoded by the coding sequence ATGAAACATTTATCATATGTGTTAACACTAGTGCTAATATTTTTTGTAGCTTGTAGACGGCAACAATCAGTGTCTACTCCGTTAAATGCTGCAGAGCGAATACTCAAAGACAATCCGGATAGTGCTTTTCGTATTATACAAAGTATTCCTTATCCTGATAAACTGGATAAGGAAGATTTAGTGCGTTGGTGCTTGATAGCTGGTAAAGCTGCTGACAAATTGAATACGTCTCTTCCTCCTTCTTACTATTTCGATCATGCATATTCTTGGCTGATTAAATATGGAATAACTAAAGATCAAGTAGATATAGGGTTGTTTTGGGGGCGCTCTCTAGTGGCTGATGGGGAATATGATAAGGCAATGAGCATTTATGCAGAAGTATTGGCAATCGCAAAAGAGAAAGAACTATATAATGAAGCAGGCTATATATGTACGTATATAGCTGATCTATATGATTTTAGGGATATGCAAAAGGAGGCCAGACATCAATATGAAGAAGCTCAAGGACTGTTTAAGAAAGCGGGAAATATCAAAAGTCATGTATTTGCTTTACAAAATATAGCTCGTGAATGGGCCTTTTTCGATTCTCTGGAATGTGCTTTAAAATATATGGGAATAGCGGATTCTATTGCCCAGCAGTTGAATGATAATGAGGTTAGCTCTTCTCTAGATAATGCTTTTGGTAACATTTATTTGGCAATGAACCAATACTCTAAAGCAGAATATCATTTCCTTAAATCAACATCTTTGGATAAAGAAAATGAATTGTATAATACAAACTGTCTGATCAAGCTATATCTGCAAGTAGGTGATATTTTAAAAGCTCGTGAGCTTTTGTATACACTACCTTTAGATAGCTCTGAATATGAATATGGTATAGAGCGGGCTTTTTATCGGGTAACTAAAGCGGAAGGTAGCTATAAAGAAGCACTTAAACATTTAGAAACATGTGAATCCATTAGTGACTCTATTACTATACTACAGAATAATACAAAAATACTGGAAGTAGAAAAGAAATTTAATAATTTGAGGCTTAAAGAAAAGAATCATCAATTGGAACTCACTCAGCAAAAGTATATGATTATAATTTGTATATGTTTGATTTTTGGTATAGCTATCACATTACTCTATTTGCTGTACAGGCAAAAAACCAAAAATGAAATGAATAAGCAAGCCCTTGAGTTGAATAATATAAAACTAGAGTTGGCTAATGCCTTTATAGAGTTGGATAAAAAGAAAAATCAATTAGTGGTTTCGCAAAAAGAGAATGAAAGTAGTCAAAGTCGATTAGAAAATGAAATTAAAAACTTAACCTCTAATTATAAGAAATTGCAGCGAAGAAGAATTGTTACGTCAATAATTTTTAGAAAATTAGTGAATATCGCTGAACGTAGTACGAATTGCAATGAACCATTACTAACGGAGCAATTATGGTTCTCTATTGTTTCTGAAATAACAGAAACTTATCCGAATTTAAAAATGTATTTATTAGAACGATACCCAAATTTATCAAGTCAGGAATGGGAATATTGTTGTTTATGCATGTTTAATTTTGATTCGAAAACCGAAGCTAGATTGCTTGGTATTAATCCTAGTTCAGTTTCTACAAAGCGATTAAGATTCAGACAAAAATTGGGAATCTCTGCTTTATAG
- a CDS encoding IS3 family transposase codes for MSQRYSSRRKRGCIKFLCDYFGITRQGYYKHVNRHLEVDILTTSIVLYCKELLELMPKAGMRELYACCVSKFGPKMVIGRDRCYDIFRSNGLCQRTSRKRPKTTNSNHNYYIYPDLLNVAPKFVATRLGAMVVADITYVNTGQGWAYLSLLTDASSRAIVGYALYKTLETEGPLKALEMAISFYEKYHIDMSTLIHHSDRGVQYCSNKYVERLKEHQINISMTQCGDPLHNALAERMNNTIKNGWLFDCDDESFEQVSKRIEDAVYVYNHVRPHQGINMRTPMEVVSETGGLTA; via the coding sequence TTGTCACAGAGGTACTCATCCCGACGCAAACGTGGTTGTATAAAGTTCCTCTGTGATTACTTCGGCATAACCCGACAAGGTTATTACAAGCATGTGAACCGACATTTGGAGGTTGATATCCTTACCACAAGCATCGTGTTGTACTGCAAAGAACTGTTGGAACTCATGCCCAAAGCTGGTATGCGCGAGTTATACGCCTGCTGCGTGAGTAAGTTTGGACCAAAGATGGTTATCGGTCGTGATCGTTGTTATGACATTTTTCGCTCCAATGGTTTGTGTCAACGTACAAGTCGCAAGCGTCCTAAAACAACGAATTCGAACCATAATTACTATATCTACCCCGATCTGTTGAATGTTGCACCCAAATTTGTCGCTACAAGATTGGGCGCTATGGTAGTGGCGGATATAACCTACGTAAACACCGGTCAGGGCTGGGCTTACCTCTCGTTGCTTACCGATGCGTCAAGTCGTGCCATCGTGGGATATGCGCTTTACAAAACTCTTGAGACGGAGGGGCCCTTGAAAGCTTTGGAGATGGCAATATCATTCTATGAGAAGTATCACATAGACATGAGCACTCTTATTCATCATTCCGACCGGGGTGTCCAATATTGCTCAAATAAATATGTAGAGAGGCTTAAAGAGCATCAAATCAACATCAGTATGACGCAGTGTGGTGATCCTTTACATAATGCATTGGCTGAAAGAATGAACAACACCATTAAAAACGGTTGGCTATTCGACTGTGATGATGAGAGCTTCGAGCAAGTAAGCAAGCGCATTGAAGATGCTGTATATGTATATAATCATGTGCGGCCTCATCAAGGGATAAACATGAGGACACCTATGGAAGTGGTCAGCGAAACGGGAGGATTAACAGCATAA
- a CDS encoding class I SAM-dependent methyltransferase: protein MQQRHIDRYSYFNELAITSRDFYIDYLEKFVAIKRGMNILEIGCGEGGNLLPFAEKECNVTGIDRSEERISQAISYFKLLGFNGRFIYSDFFDFSSEEDMNKYDIILIHDVIEHIDKCRKVEFILHAKEFLSETGIIFWGFPAWQMPFGGHQQICRNGFCSKMPFIHLLPLSVYNKILFIFGENDSCIKELLNIKAAGLSIEHFESIIKESNGRIVDRILWFINPHYKQKFKLKPRKLMPILSSIRYIRNYFSTSCFYITK, encoded by the coding sequence ATGCAGCAAAGACATATAGATAGATATTCCTATTTTAATGAACTTGCAATAACTTCTCGAGACTTTTATATTGATTATCTCGAGAAGTTTGTTGCTATAAAAAGAGGTATGAATATATTGGAGATAGGGTGTGGGGAAGGAGGAAATTTGTTACCATTTGCCGAAAAAGAATGCAATGTAACAGGAATAGATCGTTCCGAAGAACGAATCTCTCAGGCAATTAGTTATTTTAAACTTTTAGGTTTTAATGGGCGGTTTATTTATTCTGATTTTTTTGATTTTAGTTCTGAAGAGGATATGAATAAATATGATATAATTTTGATACATGACGTTATAGAACATATAGATAAATGTCGGAAAGTTGAATTTATACTTCATGCTAAAGAGTTTCTGTCTGAAACAGGTATAATCTTTTGGGGATTTCCTGCTTGGCAAATGCCGTTTGGTGGACATCAACAAATATGCCGTAATGGATTTTGTTCTAAAATGCCATTTATTCATCTTTTACCTTTATCTGTGTACAATAAAATTCTATTTATTTTTGGTGAAAATGATTCATGTATTAAAGAATTGTTGAATATAAAAGCTGCGGGGCTGTCTATAGAGCATTTTGAAAGCATAATAAAAGAAAGTAATGGCAGAATTGTAGACCGAATTTTGTGGTTTATTAATCCCCATTATAAGCAAAAGTTTAAATTAAAACCGCGCAAACTTATGCCAATACTTAGTTCTATTCGATATATTCGAAATTATTTTTCTACTTCCTGTTTCTACATAACTAAATGA
- the bglX gene encoding beta-glucosidase BglX: MKIRNLVFGALCGITFFSCSESGGGKEVEMDRFVTDLMGKMTIREKLGQLNLPSGGDLVTGSVMNCELSDMIRKEEIGGFFNVKGIKKIYDLQRLAVEETRLKIPLIVGADVIHGYETIFPIPLALSCSWDTLAIQRMARISAIEASADGICWTFSPMVDICRDARWGRIAEGSGEDPYLASLLAKAYVHGYQGDSMQGKDEILSCVKHFALYGASEAGKDYNTVDMSHLRMYNEYFAPYRAAVEAGVGSVMSSFNIVDGIPATANKWLLTDVLRDEWGFQGLLVTDYNSIAEMSIHGVAPLKEASVRALQAGTDMDMVSCGFLNTLEESLKEGKVTEAQIDAACRRVLEAKYKLGLFADPYKYCDTLRAEKELYTPEHRAVAREVAAETFVLLKNENHLLPLEEKGKIALIGPMADARNNMCGMWSMTCTPSRHGTLLEGIRSAVGDKAEILYAKGSNVYYDAEMEKGAVGIRPLERGNDQQLLAEALRTAARADVIVAAVGECAEMSGESPSRTNLEIPDAQQDLLKALVKTGKPVVLLLFTGRPLILNWESEHIPSILNVWFGGSETGDAVADVLFGKAVPCGKLTTTFPRSVGQLPLFYNHLNTGRPDPDNRVFNRYASNYLDESNEPLYPFGYGLSYTDFVYGDLQLSSETLPKNGNLTASVTVTNKGNHDGYETVQIYLRDIYAEVARPVKELKGFDRIFLKKGESREVKFVLTEDDLKFYNSGLQYIYEPGEFDVMIGTNSRDVQTKRFIAE; the protein is encoded by the coding sequence ATGAAAATAAGAAATCTGGTGTTTGGTGCCCTTTGTGGCATTACATTCTTTTCCTGTTCGGAGTCTGGTGGGGGAAAAGAGGTAGAGATGGATCGCTTTGTCACAGACCTGATGGGTAAAATGACGATCCGTGAGAAACTGGGACAGTTGAACCTTCCTTCCGGTGGCGACTTGGTGACAGGCTCGGTGATGAATTGTGAGCTTAGTGATATGATTCGCAAAGAAGAGATCGGTGGCTTTTTCAATGTAAAAGGAATCAAAAAAATCTATGACCTGCAACGGCTGGCAGTGGAAGAAACCCGATTGAAAATTCCCTTGATAGTCGGGGCGGATGTCATACATGGTTATGAAACGATTTTCCCGATACCGTTGGCCCTCTCATGCAGTTGGGATACGTTGGCTATTCAGCGGATGGCGCGGATTTCTGCCATTGAGGCCAGTGCGGATGGCATTTGCTGGACATTCAGCCCGATGGTAGACATCTGCCGGGATGCCCGTTGGGGACGTATTGCCGAAGGAAGCGGTGAGGACCCTTATCTGGCTTCACTGTTGGCAAAGGCCTATGTGCACGGTTATCAAGGTGACAGTATGCAGGGAAAAGATGAAATCCTTTCTTGTGTAAAACATTTCGCCCTCTATGGAGCATCAGAAGCCGGTAAGGATTATAATACAGTCGACATGAGCCATCTGCGTATGTATAACGAATATTTTGCTCCTTATCGGGCGGCGGTTGAGGCTGGTGTCGGTAGTGTGATGAGTTCTTTTAATATAGTAGACGGCATACCGGCTACGGCAAATAAATGGCTGTTGACAGACGTGCTTCGTGACGAATGGGGATTTCAGGGACTTTTGGTCACAGACTACAATTCCATTGCTGAAATGTCCATTCATGGTGTGGCTCCTTTGAAGGAAGCCTCTGTCCGTGCTTTGCAGGCGGGGACGGATATGGACATGGTTTCCTGCGGCTTTCTCAATACGTTGGAAGAATCGCTGAAAGAGGGGAAAGTCACCGAAGCACAGATTGATGCAGCTTGCCGTCGTGTGCTGGAGGCTAAGTATAAACTGGGCTTGTTTGCCGATCCATATAAATATTGCGATACGTTACGTGCGGAAAAAGAACTTTATACACCTGAGCACCGTGCAGTTGCACGCGAGGTTGCGGCAGAGACGTTTGTTCTACTGAAAAATGAGAATCACCTGCTTCCGTTGGAGGAAAAAGGGAAAATTGCATTAATAGGTCCGATGGCAGATGCACGCAATAATATGTGCGGAATGTGGAGCATGACCTGTACTCCGTCCAGACATGGTACATTACTCGAAGGAATCCGGTCGGCAGTAGGAGACAAGGCTGAAATACTTTATGCCAAAGGCAGCAATGTATATTATGATGCGGAAATGGAAAAAGGAGCTGTCGGCATCCGTCCGTTGGAACGTGGTAATGATCAGCAACTGCTGGCCGAGGCATTGCGTACGGCTGCCCGTGCCGATGTGATTGTGGCTGCTGTGGGTGAATGTGCGGAAATGAGTGGTGAATCTCCTTCCCGTACTAATCTGGAAATCCCTGACGCTCAGCAGGACTTATTGAAAGCATTGGTGAAAACAGGTAAGCCTGTGGTACTGCTCCTGTTCACCGGTCGTCCTTTGATCTTGAACTGGGAAAGCGAACACATTCCTTCTATTCTGAATGTATGGTTCGGAGGTAGTGAGACAGGGGATGCCGTTGCCGATGTTCTGTTTGGCAAAGCCGTCCCGTGCGGTAAGCTGACTACTACCTTCCCTCGTTCGGTAGGGCAACTTCCTTTGTTCTACAATCATTTGAACACTGGACGTCCGGACCCGGACAACCGTGTTTTCAACCGGTATGCCAGCAACTATCTGGATGAGAGTAACGAACCTCTTTATCCTTTCGGATACGGTTTGAGTTATACCGACTTTGTATATGGCGACCTGCAGCTCAGTTCGGAAACCTTGCCGAAAAATGGAAACCTGACAGCTTCCGTTACCGTCACCAACAAAGGGAACCATGACGGCTATGAAACGGTACAAATCTATTTGCGTGATATCTATGCGGAAGTAGCGCGTCCGGTGAAAGAGCTGAAAGGCTTCGATCGTATCTTCCTGAAAAAAGGAGAAAGCCGTGAAGTGAAGTTTGTACTTACGGAAGATGACCTGAAATTTTATAATTCCGGGCTGCAATATATCTACGAACCGGGAGAGTTTGACGTGATGATAGGTACGAACAGTCGTGATGTACAGACAAAGCGCTTTATTGCGGAATAA
- a CDS encoding 2-isopropylmalate synthase has translation MDNRLFIFDTTLRDGEQVPGCQLNTVEKIQVAKALEALGVDVIEAGFPISSPGDFNSVIEISKAVTWPTICALTRAVQKDIDVAVDALKFAKHKRIHTGIGTSDSHIKYKFNSNREEIIERAVAAVKYARRFVDDVEFYAEDAGRTDNEYLARVVEAVIKAGATVVNIPDTTGYCLPSEYGAKIKYLIDHVDGIDNAILSTHCHNDLGMATANTIAGVLNGARQVEVTINGIGERAGNTALEEIAMIIKSHHEIDIQTNINTQKIYPTSRMVSSLMNMPVQPNKAIVGRNAFAHSSGIHQDGVLKNVETYEIIDPHDVGIDDNSIVLTARSGRAALKNRLSLLGVNLDQEKLDKVYEEFLKLADKKKDINDDDVLVLAGADRSQNHRIKLEYLQVTSGVGVRSVASLGLNISGEKFEACASGNGPVDAAIKALKKIVDRHMTLKEFTIQAISKGSDDVGKVHMQVEYDNQIYYGFGANTDIIAASVEAYIDCINKFKA, from the coding sequence ATGGACAATAGGTTATTTATTTTTGATACCACCCTTCGGGATGGTGAACAGGTTCCGGGATGCCAGTTGAACACAGTGGAGAAGATTCAGGTAGCGAAGGCACTCGAAGCTTTGGGGGTCGATGTAATTGAAGCCGGCTTCCCCATCTCCAGCCCGGGAGATTTTAATTCTGTGATTGAAATTTCTAAAGCGGTGACTTGGCCCACTATTTGTGCTTTGACCCGTGCTGTTCAGAAGGATATTGATGTAGCGGTAGACGCTTTGAAATTCGCCAAGCATAAACGTATCCATACAGGTATCGGTACTTCTGATTCTCATATTAAATATAAATTCAACTCCAATCGGGAAGAGATTATCGAACGCGCGGTAGCAGCAGTGAAGTATGCACGTCGTTTTGTGGATGATGTGGAATTTTATGCAGAGGATGCAGGACGTACCGACAATGAATATCTGGCACGTGTGGTAGAAGCGGTTATCAAAGCGGGAGCCACAGTGGTGAATATACCGGATACAACGGGTTACTGTCTGCCTTCCGAATATGGTGCAAAGATTAAATATTTGATTGATCATGTAGACGGCATTGATAACGCGATTCTTTCTACTCACTGTCATAACGATTTGGGAATGGCAACAGCAAATACGATTGCTGGTGTTCTGAATGGAGCCCGTCAGGTAGAGGTGACCATTAACGGTATCGGCGAACGTGCTGGAAATACCGCTCTCGAAGAAATCGCAATGATTATCAAGAGTCATCATGAGATCGATATTCAGACCAATATCAATACACAGAAGATTTATCCGACCAGCCGTATGGTATCCAGTTTGATGAATATGCCTGTCCAGCCGAATAAAGCAATCGTAGGTCGCAATGCTTTTGCCCATTCATCGGGTATCCATCAGGATGGTGTGTTGAAGAATGTAGAAACTTACGAGATTATCGATCCGCATGATGTAGGCATCGATGATAACTCTATCGTACTGACTGCCCGTAGCGGACGTGCGGCATTGAAGAATCGCCTGTCGTTGTTGGGAGTTAACCTGGATCAGGAAAAACTGGATAAGGTATATGAGGAGTTTCTGAAACTGGCCGATAAGAAAAAAGATATCAATGATGATGATGTATTGGTATTGGCAGGAGCAGACCGCAGCCAGAATCATCGTATTAAGTTGGAGTATTTGCAAGTGACAAGTGGTGTCGGTGTACGTTCGGTTGCTAGTCTGGGACTGAATATTTCCGGTGAGAAGTTTGAAGCTTGTGCGAGTGGTAATGGTCCGGTGGATGCTGCCATCAAGGCTCTGAAAAAGATCGTAGATCGTCACATGACATTGAAAGAATTCACTATTCAGGCTATTAGCAAGGGAAGTGATGATGTAGGTAAGGTTCATATGCAGGTGGAATATGATAATCAGATTTATTATGGCTTCGGAGCAAATACGGATATTATAGCCGCATCGGTAGAAGCTTATATTGACTGTATTAATAAATTCAAGGCATAA
- a CDS encoding transposase, with product MKYSKKKYNYYSDDERMSYIREYLSSPESKSEFCKRHGFCAKLLTYWLNKYQIEDKDMGRSSKPVNSDAIDSSISELQKELSLLRAENRKLHRALADESLRHEACEELINLAESTYHIKVRKNSDAK from the coding sequence ATGAAATATTCGAAAAAGAAGTACAACTATTACAGTGATGATGAACGAATGTCTTATATTCGTGAGTATTTATCAAGTCCCGAGAGCAAATCTGAGTTTTGTAAGCGTCACGGCTTTTGTGCCAAGCTTCTTACTTATTGGCTTAACAAGTATCAAATAGAAGACAAAGATATGGGTAGATCCTCTAAACCAGTAAATAGCGATGCTATTGATTCTAGTATTTCTGAGCTCCAGAAAGAACTATCGCTATTGCGTGCTGAGAACCGTAAACTTCATCGGGCTCTTGCTGATGAGAGTTTACGTCACGAGGCGTGCGAAGAACTCATCAATCTTGCTGAATCCACGTATCATATCAAGGTACGAAAAAACTCCGATGCCAAGTAA
- a CDS encoding glycoside hydrolase family 97 protein produces the protein MKKLTFLLLCVLCTLSLQAQKQFTLASPDGNLKTTITIGDRLTYDITCNGRQILTPSPISMTLDNGTVWGENAKLSGTSRKSVDEMIPSPFYRASELRNHYNGLTLRFKKDWNVEFRAYNDGIAYRFVNQGKKPFRVVTEVSDYCFPSDMTASVPYVKSGKDGDYNSQFFNSFENTYTTDKLSKLNKQRLMFLPLVVDAGDGVKVCITESDLENYPGLYLSASEGANRLSSMHAPYPKRTVQGGHNQLQMLVKEHEDYIAKVDKPRNFPWRIAVVTTTDKDLAATNLSYLLGAPSRMSDLSWIKPGKVAWDWWNDWNLDGVDFVTGVNNPTYKAYIDFASANGIEYVILDEGWAVNLQADLMQVVKEIDLKELVDYAASKNVGIILWAGYHAFERDMENVCRHYAEMGVKGFKVDFMDRDDQEMTAFNYRAAEMCAKYKLILDLHGTHKPAGLNRTYPNVLNFEGVNGLEQMKWSSPSVDQVKYDVMIPFIRQVSGPMDYTQGAMRNASKGNYYPCYSEPMSQGTRCRQLALYVVFESPFNMLCDTPSNYMREPESTAFIAEIPTVWDESIVLDGKMGEYIVTARRKGDVWYVGGITDWSARDIEVDCSFLGDKSYHATLFKDGVNAHRAGRDYKCESFPIKKDGKLKVHLAPGGGFALKIK, from the coding sequence ATGAAAAAACTTACATTTTTATTATTATGTGTCTTGTGTACGCTTTCGTTGCAAGCTCAGAAGCAATTTACACTAGCCTCACCTGATGGAAATCTGAAAACGACAATAACCATTGGCGACCGGCTGACTTATGACATTACATGCAACGGCAGGCAGATTCTGACTCCTTCTCCCATATCAATGACGTTGGATAACGGGACTGTCTGGGGAGAAAATGCGAAATTATCCGGAACTTCCAGGAAGAGTGTGGACGAGATGATACCATCTCCTTTCTACCGTGCCAGCGAATTGAGAAATCATTATAATGGACTGACCTTGCGTTTCAAAAAAGACTGGAATGTAGAGTTTCGTGCATACAATGACGGTATCGCCTACCGTTTTGTGAATCAGGGGAAGAAGCCTTTTCGTGTGGTGACGGAAGTATCTGATTATTGTTTTCCATCGGATATGACTGCCTCCGTGCCTTATGTAAAAAGCGGTAAAGACGGTGATTATAACTCCCAGTTTTTTAATTCTTTCGAGAATACGTATACAACGGACAAACTGTCGAAGCTGAATAAACAGCGCTTGATGTTCTTGCCGTTGGTAGTAGATGCGGGCGATGGAGTGAAAGTCTGTATCACAGAGTCCGATCTGGAAAATTATCCGGGACTTTATCTTTCTGCTTCGGAAGGCGCGAATCGTCTGAGCAGTATGCATGCTCCTTATCCGAAGCGTACGGTACAGGGTGGTCACAACCAGCTTCAGATGTTGGTGAAGGAGCATGAAGACTATATTGCCAAAGTGGATAAGCCGAGAAACTTCCCCTGGCGTATAGCCGTGGTTACTACCACCGATAAGGACCTTGCCGCTACCAATCTCAGCTACCTGTTAGGTGCGCCTTCACGTATGTCCGATCTTTCATGGATTAAACCGGGAAAGGTTGCTTGGGACTGGTGGAATGACTGGAATCTGGATGGCGTTGATTTTGTGACCGGAGTAAATAATCCGACTTATAAGGCATATATAGACTTTGCTTCTGCAAACGGTATCGAGTATGTGATACTTGACGAGGGATGGGCAGTGAACTTACAGGCGGATTTGATGCAGGTTGTCAAGGAGATTGACCTGAAAGAACTGGTAGATTACGCAGCTTCTAAAAATGTAGGTATCATCCTTTGGGCCGGTTATCATGCATTCGAGCGTGATATGGAAAATGTGTGCCGTCATTATGCCGAAATGGGAGTAAAGGGTTTCAAAGTGGACTTTATGGACCGTGACGATCAGGAAATGACTGCATTCAACTATCGTGCCGCTGAAATGTGTGCTAAATACAAGCTGATTCTCGACCTTCACGGCACTCATAAGCCTGCCGGATTGAACCGTACTTATCCGAATGTGTTGAATTTCGAAGGAGTCAATGGGTTGGAGCAGATGAAATGGAGTTCACCGTCAGTAGATCAGGTGAAGTATGATGTGATGATTCCTTTCATCCGTCAGGTTTCCGGTCCGATGGATTATACGCAGGGGGCGATGAGGAATGCTTCCAAGGGTAACTATTATCCTTGTTATTCAGAACCGATGAGTCAGGGAACCCGTTGCCGCCAACTAGCCTTGTACGTGGTGTTTGAATCTCCTTTTAATATGTTGTGCGATACTCCGAGCAACTATATGCGCGAACCGGAATCAACGGCATTTATCGCAGAAATACCAACTGTATGGGATGAAAGTATCGTTCTTGACGGTAAAATGGGAGAGTATATTGTGACAGCACGCCGGAAAGGGGATGTCTGGTATGTAGGTGGAATTACAGATTGGAGTGCACGTGATATTGAAGTCGATTGTTCTTTCCTGGGTGATAAATCTTATCATGCTACTTTGTTTAAAGATGGTGTGAATGCTCATCGGGCAGGTCGTGATTATAAGTGTGAGTCCTTCCCGATAAAGAAGGACGGTAAACTGAAAGTTCATCTGGCACCGGGAGGAGGTTTTGCCCTTAAGATAAAATAA